The following are encoded in a window of Gramella sp. MT6 genomic DNA:
- the lepA gene encoding translation elongation factor 4, whose translation MKNIRNFCIIAHIDHGKSTLADRLLDFTGAVTEREKQEQLLDSMDLERERGITIKSHAIQMDYVHEGEEYVLNLIDTPGHVDFSYEVSRSIAACEGALLVVDAAQSIQAQTISNLYLALENDLEIIPVLNKVDLPSANPEEVTDDIVDLLGCDPSEVIPASAKTGLGIKEILDAIINRIPAPSGKVDAPLRALIFDSVYNPFRGVETYFRVINGSIKKGEKIKFVATDKTYDADEVGTLRLKQFPRKEIKTGDVGYLITGIKDAREVKVGDTITSAVNPTTEAVAGFEDVKPMVFAGIYPVDTEDYEELRASMEKLQLNDASLVFTPESSAALGFGFRCGFLGMLHLEIIQERLEREFDMTVITTVPNVSYYAYTNKNPNDIILVNNPSDLPEPSTLNRVEEPFIKATIITKSDYVGNVMSLCIEKRGEITNQTYLTTERVELTFDMPLAEIVFDFYDRLKTVSRGYASFDYSPIGMRESKLVKVDVLLNANKVDALSALLHVDNAYDIGKRMCEKLKELIPRQQFDIPIQAAIGAKVIARETVKALRKDVTAKCYGGDISRKRKLLEKQKKGKKRMRQVGNVEIPQEAFMAVLKLND comes from the coding sequence ATGAAGAACATTCGGAACTTTTGCATAATAGCACATATTGATCACGGAAAAAGTACGCTGGCAGATCGTTTGCTTGACTTTACCGGTGCTGTAACCGAAAGGGAAAAGCAGGAACAACTTCTGGACAGTATGGATCTGGAACGTGAACGCGGTATCACCATAAAAAGTCATGCGATCCAAATGGATTATGTTCATGAAGGGGAAGAATATGTTCTGAATTTGATTGATACTCCAGGTCACGTTGACTTTTCATACGAAGTTTCCAGGTCTATTGCTGCTTGTGAAGGGGCATTATTAGTGGTAGATGCCGCGCAGAGCATACAGGCACAAACGATTTCTAACCTGTATCTGGCTCTTGAAAATGACCTTGAAATTATACCAGTTTTAAATAAAGTAGACCTTCCAAGTGCGAATCCGGAGGAAGTTACAGACGATATCGTGGATCTATTAGGTTGCGATCCTTCTGAAGTAATACCGGCAAGTGCTAAGACAGGTCTTGGAATTAAAGAAATTCTTGATGCGATCATCAATCGTATTCCTGCACCAAGCGGGAAAGTTGATGCTCCATTAAGAGCATTGATATTTGATTCGGTCTATAATCCTTTTAGAGGGGTTGAAACCTATTTCAGGGTTATCAACGGATCTATTAAAAAAGGAGAAAAGATCAAATTCGTAGCTACAGATAAGACTTATGATGCAGATGAAGTAGGAACACTTCGTTTAAAACAATTTCCGCGTAAAGAGATAAAAACAGGGGATGTTGGTTATTTGATCACCGGTATTAAGGATGCCCGCGAAGTTAAAGTAGGGGACACTATTACCAGTGCTGTAAACCCAACTACCGAAGCGGTTGCAGGTTTCGAAGACGTAAAACCGATGGTTTTCGCAGGAATATACCCGGTAGATACCGAAGATTATGAGGAATTGAGAGCTTCTATGGAAAAACTTCAGTTGAATGATGCTTCACTGGTGTTCACTCCTGAAAGTTCTGCTGCTCTAGGTTTTGGTTTCCGTTGTGGATTCCTTGGAATGCTGCACCTGGAGATCATCCAGGAAAGACTGGAGCGTGAGTTCGATATGACCGTAATTACTACGGTTCCTAACGTTTCTTATTACGCGTACACCAATAAGAATCCGAATGATATCATTCTTGTAAATAACCCATCAGATCTTCCTGAGCCTTCGACTTTGAACAGGGTAGAAGAGCCATTTATTAAGGCTACGATCATTACAAAATCAGATTATGTTGGTAACGTAATGTCGCTTTGTATTGAAAAAAGGGGAGAGATCACCAACCAAACATATCTTACTACCGAAAGGGTAGAACTTACTTTTGACATGCCATTGGCAGAGATCGTATTTGATTTCTATGATAGATTGAAAACCGTATCTCGTGGATATGCTTCATTTGACTACTCACCAATAGGAATGAGAGAATCTAAACTGGTAAAGGTAGATGTGCTCCTTAACGCCAATAAAGTAGATGCTCTTTCAGCATTACTACACGTAGATAATGCCTATGATATTGGTAAAAGAATGTGTGAGAAACTAAAAGAATTGATCCCAAGACAGCAGTTCGATATTCCTATTCAGGCTGCTATTGGAGCGAAAGTTATCGCCAGGGAAACTGTAAAAGCACTTCGTAAGGATGTTACCGCGAAATGTTATGGTGGTGATATCTCACGTAAAAGAAAACTGCTGGAAAAACAGAAAAAGGGTAAAAAACGTATGCGCCAGGTGGGGAATGTAGAGATCCCACAGGAAGCATTCATGGCAGTTCTGAAACTGAACGATTAA
- a CDS encoding MBL fold metallo-hydrolase, protein MTLYPIEAGNFKLDGGAMFGVVPKSLWNRTNPADSNNMIDIAARCLLIEDGDRLMLIDTGMGDKQSEKFFSYYYLWGDDNIDKSLKKYGFHRDDITDVFMTHLHFDHCGGSIQWNKDRTGYEPAFKNARFWSNEDHWKWATNPNDREKASFLKENIIPMEQSGKLHFIDREEDKSFSNYKELGFGVLFVDGHTDKQMIPHIDYKGKKLVFMADLLPTAGHIPLPYVMGFDTRPLLTLPEKKKFLETAADENYYLFLEHDAHNEIITLKHTEKGVRLDQTHTFDEIFN, encoded by the coding sequence ATGACACTATATCCCATTGAAGCTGGAAATTTTAAATTGGACGGGGGAGCAATGTTTGGAGTGGTACCTAAAAGCCTCTGGAACAGGACCAATCCTGCAGATTCTAACAACATGATAGATATTGCAGCCAGATGTCTCTTGATTGAGGATGGTGACCGCCTAATGCTTATAGATACCGGAATGGGGGATAAGCAAAGTGAAAAATTCTTTAGTTATTATTATCTCTGGGGCGATGATAATATCGATAAATCTTTAAAAAAATACGGTTTTCATCGCGATGATATCACCGACGTCTTCATGACTCATCTTCATTTTGATCATTGTGGAGGAAGTATACAATGGAATAAAGACAGGACCGGCTATGAACCGGCCTTTAAAAATGCGCGTTTCTGGAGTAATGAAGACCACTGGAAATGGGCTACTAATCCAAATGATCGTGAAAAAGCCTCTTTTCTAAAGGAAAATATCATTCCAATGGAACAAAGTGGAAAATTGCATTTTATTGATAGAGAAGAAGATAAAAGCTTTTCTAACTATAAAGAGCTCGGGTTTGGCGTATTATTTGTAGATGGACATACAGATAAACAAATGATCCCACATATCGACTATAAAGGAAAAAAACTCGTTTTTATGGCTGATCTGCTTCCAACTGCTGGCCATATTCCATTGCCCTATGTAATGGGATTTGATACAAGACCCTTGTTAACGCTTCCGGAAAAGAAAAAATTTCTGGAAACCGCCGCAGATGAAAACTATTATTTGTTCTTGGAGCACGATGCACATAATGAAATAATAACCCTGAAACATACCGAGAAAGGAGTGAGACTTGATCAGACTCACACTTTCGACGAAATCTTTAACTAA
- a CDS encoding YebC/PmpR family DNA-binding transcriptional regulator, which yields MAGHSKWANIKHRKGAQDKKRAKQFTRAIKEITVAVKEGGGPDPEANPGLRNAIQNAKGVNMPKDTIERAIKKASGADADNYETVTFEGYGPNGIAIFVECTTDNTNRTVASVRSIFSKNGGSLGTNGSLEFLFDKKGVFVIEKEKIEMDLEEFELELIEGGASKFEKEDDYLTVYTDFTDFGSISSKLEELNIEPKNSEVQRIPLNTLELPVDDAIKILNLVEKFEDDDDVQNVYHNLEITDELIEEMEKEQA from the coding sequence ATGGCCGGACATAGTAAATGGGCGAATATAAAGCACAGAAAAGGAGCACAGGACAAGAAAAGAGCGAAGCAATTTACCAGAGCTATCAAGGAAATTACCGTTGCGGTTAAAGAAGGTGGTGGGCCAGATCCGGAAGCGAATCCAGGTCTTAGAAATGCCATTCAAAACGCCAAGGGTGTAAATATGCCAAAAGATACCATTGAGCGAGCGATAAAAAAGGCCAGTGGTGCAGATGCAGATAATTATGAAACGGTGACCTTTGAAGGTTACGGTCCAAATGGTATAGCGATCTTTGTGGAATGTACTACAGATAATACCAATCGTACCGTGGCTTCGGTTAGGTCTATTTTTTCCAAGAACGGAGGTAGTCTTGGAACCAATGGTTCCCTGGAATTCCTTTTCGATAAAAAAGGTGTTTTCGTTATTGAGAAAGAAAAGATAGAAATGGACCTTGAGGAATTCGAACTGGAATTAATTGAAGGTGGTGCTTCAAAATTTGAGAAAGAAGATGATTATCTTACTGTTTATACAGATTTCACCGATTTTGGAAGTATATCCTCTAAATTAGAGGAGCTTAACATAGAACCAAAGAATTCTGAAGTACAGCGAATACCCCTAAATACATTGGAATTACCGGTAGATGATGCCATCAAGATCCTTAATCTGGTGGAAAAATTCGAAGATGATGATGACGTGCAAAACGTATATCACAATCTTGAAATTACAGATGAACTTATCGAAGAAATGGAAAAAGAGCAGGCTTAA
- a CDS encoding sodium:proton antiporter encodes MIELAGIVILGIMAQWLAWRFKIPAILPLILVGLAVGPISTFFTVDGSKLIEPIWNGESGLFPGDSLFYFVSLAIGIILFEGGLTLRKGEILNVGPVILKLITIAVIVTFVGAGIAAHFIFDLSWQISFLFAALIIVTGPTVITPILRNIPLKKDISAILKWEGILIDPIGALVAVLMFEFISAGTGTQFTETALMEFGKIVLFGFTFGFTFAHALAFAIKKNVIPHYLLNVLTLATVLGVFVLADLFAHESGLLAVVVMGMVMGNINLPNLKELLYFKESLSVLLISILFILLAANINVQDLLLVYDIKALILFGAVVLVIRPLGVFVSSIGSSLKVNEKLFISWVGPRGIVAAGIASLFGLELANQGVDGAEYITPLVFMIVLGTVLLNATTARLFAQLVGVFLKNSQGILIIGASTISRLIGSYLKKNKRHVVLVDSNGANIRKARELGLDAIQENVYSDDLINNIELSDVGYLMAMTGNTEVNLNAIEKFRKHFGENGSFRVVSSDEMYDPENNPKEGLFSQTDDYIKLTNLARKYPSIHEIDLNSKEHYDGLIEISKTDPDIIPLFVKNNEGELSIIPSNSTDVEIEEGYMMVYLGKQIEPGDSEEKENIEENIEQD; translated from the coding sequence ATGATAGAATTAGCAGGAATAGTGATTTTGGGTATTATGGCTCAATGGTTGGCGTGGAGATTTAAAATTCCGGCTATTCTGCCCTTAATTCTTGTGGGTCTGGCAGTTGGACCTATCTCTACCTTTTTTACCGTAGACGGTTCAAAATTAATTGAACCAATCTGGAATGGAGAATCTGGACTATTTCCAGGAGACAGTTTATTCTATTTTGTTTCGCTGGCTATCGGAATAATCCTTTTTGAAGGTGGTTTAACCTTACGTAAGGGCGAAATACTGAATGTAGGCCCGGTTATCCTTAAATTGATCACCATCGCGGTGATCGTAACCTTTGTTGGTGCAGGTATCGCTGCCCATTTTATCTTTGATCTTAGCTGGCAGATTAGCTTTTTATTCGCTGCTCTTATAATCGTTACCGGTCCAACGGTAATTACCCCGATCCTTCGAAATATACCCTTGAAGAAGGATATTTCAGCCATTTTAAAGTGGGAAGGAATCCTCATAGATCCAATTGGAGCTCTGGTAGCGGTATTGATGTTTGAATTTATAAGTGCAGGAACAGGAACACAATTTACCGAAACTGCTCTTATGGAATTCGGGAAGATCGTTCTGTTCGGATTTACTTTCGGCTTTACCTTTGCCCATGCCCTGGCTTTTGCCATTAAGAAAAATGTAATTCCGCATTATCTTTTAAACGTGCTTACACTGGCCACCGTTTTAGGAGTTTTTGTGTTGGCTGACCTTTTTGCACATGAAAGCGGACTTTTAGCCGTGGTAGTTATGGGAATGGTAATGGGGAATATTAACCTTCCTAATCTTAAGGAACTGCTTTATTTTAAAGAATCACTCAGTGTTTTACTGATCTCTATACTATTCATTTTACTCGCGGCAAATATTAATGTTCAAGACCTGTTACTGGTATATGATATTAAAGCATTGATCCTTTTTGGAGCTGTTGTTTTAGTAATAAGGCCATTGGGAGTATTTGTAAGCAGTATTGGTTCTTCGCTTAAGGTGAATGAAAAATTATTTATTAGCTGGGTTGGACCACGAGGTATAGTTGCCGCTGGTATCGCTTCACTTTTTGGCCTGGAATTAGCAAATCAGGGTGTTGATGGAGCAGAATATATTACTCCACTGGTATTTATGATCGTACTGGGAACCGTATTACTTAATGCCACTACGGCCAGGTTATTCGCTCAATTGGTAGGAGTGTTTTTAAAGAATTCACAAGGAATACTAATCATTGGAGCATCAACGATATCCAGGTTGATAGGTTCTTACCTTAAGAAAAATAAAAGGCACGTGGTTTTGGTAGACAGTAACGGTGCGAATATTAGAAAAGCCCGTGAACTGGGATTAGATGCGATCCAGGAAAATGTCTATTCAGATGACCTTATCAATAATATCGAATTAAGTGATGTAGGCTACTTGATGGCTATGACCGGAAATACAGAGGTTAACCTGAATGCTATTGAAAAGTTCAGAAAGCATTTTGGTGAAAATGGATCTTTTAGAGTGGTTTCTTCAGATGAAATGTATGATCCTGAAAACAATCCTAAGGAAGGTTTATTCTCCCAGACAGATGATTATATAAAACTTACGAATCTTGCCCGTAAATACCCTTCTATTCACGAAATAGACCTTAATTCCAAGGAACATTATGACGGATTGATAGAAATAAGTAAGACAGATCCTGATATCATTCCATTGTTCGTTAAGAACAATGAAGGTGAATTAAGTATAATTCCTTCTAACAGTACCGATGTTGAAATTGAAGAAGGATATATGATGGTCTATCTTGGTAAGCAAATTGAACCGGGTGACAGTGAAGAAAAAGAAAATATTGAAGAAAATATAGAGCAGGATTAA